One stretch of Schlesneria sp. DSM 10557 DNA includes these proteins:
- a CDS encoding chloride channel protein — translation MSPQSESHSLSASANGAGQIKLSAHFWAVLSSHRLLFSSILVGLGSGLAAVAFLKGLEFASHIILEQWMGLRPPAAGEGPSQVAMLPTRWWLVLMIPTIGGFIAGGIVQKWAPEAAGDGTDALVKGFHKGEGKIRLRVPLVKGLASIITIATGGSAAQEGPTAQIGAGLGSWLGTRLGLPVKERRLVMLAGAAGGLGAIFRAPLGGALYVTEVLYSTTASESAALLPCVTSSIVAYSVFASFVSPEPVFRVPDYTFHGLSDLGPFTLLGLLCVPVGWLFVKVFHYTRDPLFTGLKIPNLLKPALGGLAVGLIGLVFPQILAGGYGWVQWGALGEPHDLLQPGEQPFVPNMGFAVLLTLALVKIVATSLTIGSGGSGGVFGPSIFVGGMLGGAFGQVLAWLFPGASYEPGAFVLVGMGGFFAGVSKAPLASILMICELTNSYSLLVPLMLVCGLHLGLSTRWSLYHEQVPSPVDSLAHEGDFTIDLLEQTTVSEVPLMTEKLVTVQESLPIDSVLTQCLQSDQETFPLMNSQRELTGIIRREDLYHAFGNSNLGPLVLAAELAIQPSPFVVPGDEVLIAMIRMNEIDINEIPVIDSSKSGTVIGLLSRSALTETYIRRIRQLRGPSRMGSIPGSVTSASVPQSH, via the coding sequence ATGTCCCCTCAATCTGAATCCCATTCCCTTTCGGCGTCTGCGAACGGCGCAGGGCAAATCAAACTGAGCGCTCATTTCTGGGCTGTGCTCAGTTCACACCGACTGCTCTTTTCGAGCATCCTTGTTGGGCTCGGATCCGGACTGGCTGCGGTCGCCTTTCTGAAGGGACTCGAGTTCGCCTCGCACATCATTCTGGAACAATGGATGGGATTGCGGCCCCCTGCGGCCGGCGAAGGTCCCTCGCAAGTGGCAATGTTGCCCACCCGCTGGTGGCTTGTTTTGATGATCCCGACCATCGGGGGATTCATTGCAGGCGGAATCGTCCAGAAATGGGCTCCTGAAGCGGCCGGAGATGGTACTGATGCTCTCGTGAAGGGGTTCCACAAAGGGGAAGGGAAGATCCGTTTACGGGTCCCTCTCGTGAAAGGCTTGGCCTCGATCATCACCATCGCCACCGGTGGCTCTGCCGCACAGGAGGGTCCGACCGCCCAAATTGGTGCCGGCCTGGGATCCTGGCTGGGAACACGCCTTGGTCTTCCCGTAAAGGAACGCCGACTGGTCATGCTGGCCGGTGCGGCAGGGGGACTGGGCGCTATTTTTCGAGCTCCCCTCGGAGGAGCACTCTATGTCACGGAGGTCCTGTATTCGACGACCGCCAGTGAATCGGCGGCGTTGTTGCCCTGTGTCACCAGTTCCATTGTGGCATACTCTGTTTTCGCATCGTTTGTTTCTCCTGAACCGGTATTTCGAGTTCCCGACTACACGTTTCATGGACTGAGTGACCTGGGCCCCTTCACCCTTCTTGGGTTGCTATGCGTGCCGGTGGGCTGGTTATTCGTCAAGGTGTTCCATTACACACGCGATCCCCTGTTTACAGGATTGAAAATCCCCAATCTGCTGAAACCAGCGCTCGGCGGCTTGGCTGTGGGACTCATCGGATTAGTCTTCCCGCAGATCCTGGCTGGCGGATACGGGTGGGTTCAATGGGGAGCCCTCGGAGAGCCGCACGATCTGCTTCAGCCGGGCGAGCAACCATTCGTCCCGAATATGGGCTTTGCCGTGCTGCTGACACTCGCTCTGGTCAAGATTGTTGCCACCAGCCTGACGATCGGGTCGGGGGGAAGTGGGGGTGTTTTCGGTCCTTCGATTTTCGTGGGAGGTATGCTGGGAGGGGCCTTTGGGCAGGTCCTCGCCTGGCTGTTTCCCGGTGCCTCATACGAGCCCGGAGCCTTCGTCCTCGTGGGCATGGGAGGCTTCTTTGCAGGAGTCTCGAAAGCCCCGCTGGCTTCCATTCTGATGATCTGTGAATTAACGAATTCTTACAGCCTGCTGGTTCCGTTGATGCTGGTTTGCGGGCTGCATCTGGGACTCTCGACGCGCTGGTCTCTCTACCATGAACAGGTCCCGTCGCCTGTCGACAGTCTTGCCCATGAAGGTGATTTCACCATTGATCTGCTTGAGCAGACCACGGTGAGTGAAGTCCCACTCATGACAGAAAAACTGGTGACGGTCCAGGAAAGCCTGCCGATCGACTCTGTATTGACGCAATGCCTGCAATCGGACCAGGAGACATTTCCACTGATGAACAGTCAGAGGGAACTGACGGGAATCATCCGTCGCGAGGACCTTTACCATGCGTTTGGAAATAGCAATCTGGGCCCGCTAGTCCTCGCTGCTGAACTGGCAATTCAACCCTCTCCGTTCGTTGTGCCGGGGGATGAAGTTCTCATTGCCATGATCCGAATGAACGAAATCGACATCAACGAGATCCCCGTGATTGATTCCTCGAAATCAGGGACCGTCATCGGCCTGCTCAGCCGGTCAGCTCTCACGGAGACCTACATTCGCCGAATTCGTCAACTTCGCGGCCCCAGTCGAATGGGCTCCATTCCCGGGAGCGTCACTTCAGCTTCCGTCCCTCAATCGCACTAG